Below is a genomic region from Citrobacter tructae.
ACATGGTTACCGCGGCGAAAATCGTGCAGCCACCGACGGTAACAGTCGGTAAAAAAAGTCTGCTGTGGATCCCATTCTTCGGCCTGCTGTACTGGCTTACCGGTAACCTGTTGATTGACAGAAACAATCGAGCCAAAGCGCACAGCACCATTGCGGCGGTGGTTAATCATTTTAAAAAACGTCGCATTTCCATCTGGATGTTCCCGGAAGGAACGCGTAGCCGTGGTCGTGGCTTGCTGCCGTTTAAAACCGGCGCGTTTCATGCGGCAATTGCTGCGGGTGTGCCGGTGATTCCGGTATGCGTTTCTACGACCTCGAATAAGATTAAACTTAACCGATTAAATAACGGTCTGGCGATCGTCGAGATGTTGCCGCCAGTGGATATCAGCCACTTTGGTAAGGATCAGGTTCGTGAACTGGCAGCACATTGCCGTACGCTGATGGAACAAAAAATCGCCGAACTCGACAAAGAAGTTGCCGAGCGGGAAGCTGCCGGTAAGGTTTGATTCGCGCCATTCGAGTTTGTTACAGGAAATGCTTTCCTGCGTGTTAATAGCCAGTTTTACATGGAGCTTATATGTCACTCAGTCGGCGTCAGTTCATTCAGACATCGGGGATTGCACTGTGTGCAGGTGCTGTTCCGCTGAAGGCTAATGCTGCCGGTCAGCAACAACCGCTACCCGTTCCGCCACTGCTGGAGTCCCGTCGGGGGCAGCCGCTATTTATGACCCTGCAACGCGCTCACTGGTCCTTTACGCCAGGCACCCGCGCACCTGTCTGGGGGATTAACGGGCGCTACCTGGGGCCGACCATCCGTGTCTGGAAAGGGGATGACGTCAAGCTTATCTACAGCAACCGTCTGACCGAGAATGTCTCAATGACCATCGCTGGGTTGCAGGTTCCTGGCCCACTGATGGGCGGTCCGGCACGCATGATGTCGCCGAATGCGGACTGGGCGCCGGTGCTGCCCATTCGCCAGAGCGCCGCCACGTTGTGGTATCACGCTAATACGCCGAACCGTACCGCGCAGCAAGTCTATAACGGTCTGGCCGGTATGTGGCTGATTGAAGATGAAGTGAGTAAATCTCTGCCGATTCCCAATCATTATGGTGTTGATGATTTCCCGGTCATTATTCAGGATAAGCGCCTGGATAACTTTGGTACGCCGGAATACAGCGAGCCGGGTAGCGGCGGGTTTGTGGGTGATACGCTATTGGTTAACGGGGCGCAAAGCCCGTATGTGGAAGTGTCTCGCGGCTGGGTGCGTTTGCGTTTACTGAATGCCTCGAACTCGCGTCGTTACCAGCTACAAATGAGCGATGGCCGCGCGCTGCATGTGATTTCCGGCGATCAGGGCTTTTTACCCGCCCCCGTCTCGGTGAAGCAACTCTCGCTGGCGCCGGGTGAGCGTCGTGAGATTCTGGTGGATATGACCAACGGCGATGAAGTGTCGATCACCTGCGGTGAAGCGGCCAGCATTGTCGACCGGATCCGCGGATTCTTCGAGCCATCCAGTATTCTGATCTCCACGCTGGTACTGACCCTGCGCCCGACTGGGCTGCTGCCACTGGTGACCGACAGTCTGCCGATGCGTTTATTGCCAACGGAAATTTTAAGCGGCTCTCCGATTCGCAGTCGTGAAATCAGTCTTGATGACGATCCTGGCATCAACGGGCAGTTGTGGGATGTAAACCGTATGGATATTACCGCTCAGCAGGGCTCCTGGGAGCGCTGGACGGTGCGGGCGGATATGCCACAGTCTTTCCATATTGAAGGCGTCTCTTTCCTGATCCGCAACGTGAATGGCGCGATGCCGTTCCCGGAAGATCGGGGCTGGAAAGATACCGTCTGGGTGGATGGACAGGTTGAACTGCTGGTTTATTACGGACAGCCTTCCTGGGCCCATTTCCCGTTCTACTTTAACAGCCAGACGCTGGAAATGGCCGACCGTGGCTCGATCGGACAGATGTTGGTGAACCCGGCGCCGTAATGCGCCGGATATCCTGTTACGCCCGCCAGAACATGCGCGAGAAAAGGATCAAAATGGGGTAGATTTCCAGACGTCCCATGATCATTGCCGCGCACATCAACAGTTTTGCCTCTTCGCTTAATGTACCAAACGTGACCGCCGTGACGCCAAATCCCAGCCCCATATTATTGATGCAGGCTGCGACGGTGGCAAAAGAGGAGAAGAGATCGTAACCCATCAAATTGAGTGCCCAGACGAAAAAACTGGTAAACAACACGTAGAGAAAAAAGAAGCTCCACACCGAGCGGATCACGCGCTCGTTAACCACGCTATTACCGACTTTGATATTCAGTAGCGCGCGAGGGTGGGCCAGTTGATGTAATTCCTGCCGGCACTGCTTGAACATGATTAAAAAGCGCAGCGCCTTAATACCCCCGCAAGTTGAACCCACGCACCCCCCGATGAAACTGGCGCTAAGTAACATGAAGATAGTGTGCGACGGCCACTGCGCATAGTCCGCAGTCGACAGGCCATTATCCGTTAGCATTGAGCTTGCCAGAAAAAAAGCATGCACCAGACTGTCCGTTATATTGTACATATCCGCCCGCCAAACTTGCCAGGTGGCGATCAAGGTAAGGATCACGGCAATAATCAGAAACAGCTGCAATTCGGCATTACGGCGAAATGGCTTGAAGGTCCGCTTCACAATGGCGACATACCAGAGGGTGAAGTTAAAGGCGGAAAGCAGCGAAAATAGCCCGGCAACAAGCTCAATGGCGTGGCTGTTATAAAAACCAATACTTTCGCTTCGGGTAGAGAATCCGCCGAGGGAGACTGTCGAAAGCCCGTGGCACAACGCATCGAAAAACGACATGCCGGCGACCCAGTAGGCCAACGTACAGATAAGCCCCAGCGTGACATAGGTTAGCCACAGCGTGCGTGCGGTATCGGCAAGTCGTG
It encodes:
- the plsC gene encoding 1-acylglycerol-3-phosphate O-acyltransferase; its protein translation is MLYIFRLFITVIYCILVCVFGCIYCLFSPRNPKHVSTFGHMFSRLAPLYGLKVECRMPPDAKDYGNAIYICNHQNNYDMVTAAKIVQPPTVTVGKKSLLWIPFFGLLYWLTGNLLIDRNNRAKAHSTIAAVVNHFKKRRISIWMFPEGTRSRGRGLLPFKTGAFHAAIAAGVPVIPVCVSTTSNKIKLNRLNNGLAIVEMLPPVDISHFGKDQVRELAAHCRTLMEQKIAELDKEVAEREAAGKV
- the ftsP gene encoding cell division protein FtsP; its protein translation is MSLSRRQFIQTSGIALCAGAVPLKANAAGQQQPLPVPPLLESRRGQPLFMTLQRAHWSFTPGTRAPVWGINGRYLGPTIRVWKGDDVKLIYSNRLTENVSMTIAGLQVPGPLMGGPARMMSPNADWAPVLPIRQSAATLWYHANTPNRTAQQVYNGLAGMWLIEDEVSKSLPIPNHYGVDDFPVIIQDKRLDNFGTPEYSEPGSGGFVGDTLLVNGAQSPYVEVSRGWVRLRLLNASNSRRYQLQMSDGRALHVISGDQGFLPAPVSVKQLSLAPGERREILVDMTNGDEVSITCGEAASIVDRIRGFFEPSSILISTLVLTLRPTGLLPLVTDSLPMRLLPTEILSGSPIRSREISLDDDPGINGQLWDVNRMDITAQQGSWERWTVRADMPQSFHIEGVSFLIRNVNGAMPFPEDRGWKDTVWVDGQVELLVYYGQPSWAHFPFYFNSQTLEMADRGSIGQMLVNPAP
- a CDS encoding TrkH family potassium uptake protein, which translates into the protein MQHNESLNISQLRVVVHLCGFLVLLYSFSMLPPMVIALLNKERSFFAFLSTFTVFFTLGGGAWLATKHAGIQLRTRDGFVIIVLFWLLFSFISAMPLWMEDGLNLSFADALFEGVSGITTTGATVIHDVGAMPRSYLYYRAQLNFIGGLGVIVLAVAVLPLLGIGGMKLYQSEMPGPFKEERLTPRLADTARTLWLTYVTLGLICTLAYWVAGMSFFDALCHGLSTVSLGGFSTRSESIGFYNSHAIELVAGLFSLLSAFNFTLWYVAIVKRTFKPFRRNAELQLFLIIAVILTLIATWQVWRADMYNITDSLVHAFFLASSMLTDNGLSTADYAQWPSHTIFMLLSASFIGGCVGSTCGGIKALRFLIMFKQCRQELHQLAHPRALLNIKVGNSVVNERVIRSVWSFFFLYVLFTSFFVWALNLMGYDLFSSFATVAACINNMGLGFGVTAVTFGTLSEEAKLLMCAAMIMGRLEIYPILILFSRMFWRA